One Drechmeria coniospora strain ARSEF 6962 chromosome 01, whole genome shotgun sequence genomic region harbors:
- a CDS encoding putative MOT2-transcriptional repressor, translated as MAPQDSFIEDEDETCPLCIEELDLTDRNFRPCPCGYKVCQFCFNNIRNNINGLCPACRRPYDEKTIQYKIVTPEEIAEFSRNIQKNQKKRVQEQKQKEAQKREAERETRKNLIGVRVVQKNLVYVTGLAAGGREDELLKMLRKPEFFGQYGNIQKISISNRKSPDGQHHSLGIYVTFEKPDDAYRCILAVDGSVNGDRVLKAQYGTTKYCSAWLKFEKCNNPGCMFLHEKADDENSYTRQDLSSLNFLTQTDRPLNSGSTSARAVSRQQGPQPTPPPTSQPMRPSLSKDGVVDNPVDTSALPSSANWARNPQRSRRGSHATSGAASSPAVSTSLPVTAETATENVVPDAESSTTIPAYLRNLAPRDAVFDEEIAALLSFQLPKIRVPDFEKYPPMFDLRGGEKRRVMREEEDSRIANPDDQLEALVSSEEPETGGGSLALGGEPEERELAGDGHSFDQRQVSTQPPIQRGSTDGILGTGPGGSSFGQGSSRSMTPQQLTSIRSAAGFGDQGSPAISSQSTAFQGQGQGHSRQPSRFNFASDNTNSSSTVKLAANPRNMAQQTSMMPNSFQSQGANQYYPTTISGPPPGLKSTGTPPNMYGQSFGAGFGAAPKDSSNELLQSLIGRNRAGVSQPHDAGKREYMISSFSNQYPPSSTSTPVPASNLLASLYGNQPGAFQDFGSKQKKKGKKHRHANTSSSGGSGLVDLADPSILQARMQHQQPQSTAGASQGLYGGQSQADDELLSFDKASEAVDDLLHDPQDDLGQLGIALSSAMPSVPPGFAGPHGHPDPTQPSSAPTLPWLLTPVPKVAAAGINHGTMTPEQTPRKGRLGSTARRGGKSLTTDSGAPKGAPSLSSQTQPLAVQDDENFPPLATQARKQQSSSPAIPTVPTPKGTPAPKRSSDKGKVPEKVSQLNLEKSRGQQKLDKERALEGARASTDGKQPQQKQPADRSKATMKTSELSFQNMPEDMSSNQAVASHSSRKPGSAGDEGLNAPTPRSEDSTRPQGSTDEVVFPPLPTPSGSGAASPAPRVAPKSLRLVSPVKTDTSTLPSLVQSLASRVVSASQGPDTAASDMASDTASLVSASVSASRAGSPPPNRIGSAAVRTSTKSSQRKERKKAFQEETKVISERPKEEPKPHDAIVVRKKKEKKEKPTRASAPPSQDEPLADAAIQDGPVTESTSKEGASSKESDGADLKDKLLPSRKGASSRKGKGKGKGKEKGKERETREVAQPQPTPPAADAEPNSTAQADEAERSRFSPAGVFAGLANLFKGEDLALFKPVPSGNQRQEHNSGAKNGAYCKDCACKCAEIREEDLAALRAGKPVRKQFHMDGGRMLITPNGDSIRGLSPNEEDAFLQLQTAIALSAEHPGAFVAPRHHPGSGAFSLIKGRAVPNGRPNIFPLTCHPSSPDPVGKMQREEALSYINQYVLPRLNLGASNMGFPNAASPARDSAAASLNSLAPYFYGPDAAAGVGIYSAPDGARAMRDFAASGGSQSEEPGKIPGTNGVSSMPLMSVEDAESALFAARRETEKLERGLNAVIKRNRRLVLGGS; from the exons ATGGCACCCCAAGACTCGTTCATagaggatgaggacgagaCCTG CCCCCTCTGCATCGAAGAGCTGGATCTTACCGACCGCAACTTCCGGCCATGCCCCTGCGGATACAAG GTCTGCCAGTTCTGTTTCAACAACATCAGGAATAACATCAACGGCCTGTGTCCGGCATGCCGACGACCGTACGACGAGAAGACGATCCAGTACAAGATTGTCACGCCAGAAGA GATTGCTGAGTTTTCGCGAAATATCCAGAAGAACCAAAAGAAGCGAGTGCAAGAGCAGAAACAGAAAGAGGCTCAAAAGCGCGAAGCCGAAAGGGAGACGCGCAAAAATCTTATCGGCGTCCGGGTCGTCCAGAAGAATCTCGTTTATGTGACAGGTCtcgcagccggcggccgggAAGATGAGCTCCTCAAGATGCTACGAAAACCAGAATTCTTTGGTCAATACGGCAACATCCAGAAGATCTCTATTAGCAATCGGAAATCCCCGGATGGCCAACACCACTCTCTTGGTATCTACGTCACTTTTGAGAAGCCCGATGACGCATATCGCTGTATCTTGGCTGTGGACGGATCCGTGAACGGCGACCGCGTTCTCAAGGCACAGTATGGCACGACGAAATATTGCTCGGCCTGGCTCAAGTTTGAGAAATGCAACAACCCTGGTTGCATGTTCCTACATGAAAAGGCCGATGATGAGAACAGCTACACTCGTCAGGACTTGTCATCTCTAAATTTCCTCACCCAGACCGACCGACCCCTCAACAGCGGCAGCACGTCGGCTCGCGCCGTTTCTCGACAGCAGGGACCTCAGCCAACCCCGCCTCCCACGTCGCAGCCCATGCGACCCTCGTTGAGCAAGGATGGCGTGGTGGACAATCCTGTTGATACCTCAGCTCTGCCTTCTTCCGCGAACTGGGCTCGGAATCCACAACGAAGCCGCAGAGGAAGTCATGCCACGAGCGGTGCTGCCTCCAGCCCTGCCGTTTCAACGTCCTTACCAGTTACAGCGGAGACAGCGACTGAGAACGTCGTGCCTGATGCCGAGTCATCTACCACTATTCCAGCATACTTGAGGAACTTGGCCCCCCGCGATGCGGTTTTCGATGAAGAGATTGCCGCACTACTATCCTTCCAACTCCCCAAGATCCGTGTTCCAGACTTTGAAAAGTATCCTCCCATGTTCGACTTGCGAGGTGGCGAGAAACGGAGGGTCATGCGTGAAGAGGAAGACTCTCGAATCGCCAATCCAGACGATCAGCTGGAGGCGTTGGTTTCTTCCGAAGAGCCCGAGACGGGAGGTGGCAGCCTCGCTCTTGGTGGGGAGCCGGAGGAACGAGAATTggctggcgacggccacaGCTTCGATCAGCGTCAAGTCAGCACCCAGCCGCCGATCCAAAGAGGAAGCACCGACGGCATCTTAGGCACCGGTCCGGGGGGTTCCAGCTTTGGCCAAGGCTCCAGCCGCTCCATGACACCCCAACAATTGACTTCAATACGATCTGCGGCTGGCTTTGGCGACCAGGGGTCTCCTGCTATATCAAGCCAAAGCACTGCATTCCAGGGCCAAGGCCAGGGCCACAGTCGACAGCCTTCTCGATTTAACTTTGCAAGCGACAATACAAACTCGTCATCGACTGTCAAGCTTGCTGCAAACCCACGGAATATGGCTCAACAGACATCCATGATGCCGAACTCATTCCAGTCCCAAGGGGCCAACCAATATTACCCGACGACTATTTCTGGCCCCCCACCAGGCCTCAAGTCGACGGGCACACCCCCCAACATGTACGGTCAGTCATTTGGCGCAGGATTCGGCGCAGCTCCCAAGGATTCGTCAAACGAGCTACTTCAGAGTCTCATCGGACGGAATCGTGCGGGTGTCAGCCAGCCTCATGATGCCGGAAAGCGTGAGTACATGATTTCTTCTTTCTCAAACCAGTACCCACCATCCTCTACCTCCACCCCAGTTCCTGCGTCAAACCTCCTGGCCTCGCTGTACGGTAATCAACCTGGAGCATTCCAAGACTTTGGATCGAAGCAGAAAAAAAAGGGGAAGAAGCACAGGCATGCTAACACTTCCTCCTCGGGGGGGAGTGGCTTAGTTGATCTTGCGGACCCGAGCATCCTGCAGGCGCGGatgcagcaccagcagcccCAGAGCACTGCCGGAGCCAGCCAGGGACTGTACGGTGGTCAGAGCCAAG CAGATGACGAGCTACTCTCGTTCGACAAGGCAAGCGAGGCGGTTGATGACCTGCTGCACGATCCGCAAGACGACCTTGGCCAGCTGGGGATTGCCTTGAGCAGCGCCATGCCTTCTGTTCCTCCTGGCTTTGCGGGTCCCCATGGGCACCCTGATCCAACGCAGCCGTCGTCTGCACCAACGCTGCCATGGCTTCTCACTCCCGTTCCCAAGGTTGCGGCAGCAGGTATCAATCATGGCACCATGACACCGGAGCAAACGCCGCGAAAAGGCCGGCTGGGTTCGACTGCAAGGAGGGGTGGCAAGTCTCTGACCACCGACTCGGGGGCACCGAAGGGTGCTCCGTCACTGTCCAGCCAAACGCAGCCTCTGGCCGTCCAAGACGACGAAAACTTTCCGCCGCTTGCAACTCAGGCGAGAAAGCAGCAGAGCAGCTCACCTGCGATCCCAACCGTACCCACTCCTAAGggcacgccggcgccgaagagGTCTTCCGACAAGGGAAAGGTGCCTGAAAAGGTTTCTCAGTTAAATTTAGAGAAATCCCGAGGACAACAAAAGTTGGACAAGGAGAGGGCGCTTGAAGGCGCTCGTGCATCAACCGATGGAAAGCAGCCTCAACAGAAGCAGCCTGCTGACAGGAGCAAGGCAACGATGAAGACTTCTGAGCTGAGCTTTCAAAACATGCCTGAAGATATGAGCAGCAACCAGGCTGTTGCCAGCCACTCGAGCCGAAAGCCAGGCAGCGCTGGTGATGAAGGTTTGAACGCACCAACACCCCGGTCTGAAGACTCGACACGGCCACAGGGGTCAACCGATGAAGTTGTGTTCCCTCCCCTTCCAACTCCCTCTGGCAGTGGGGCGGCATCACCTGCTCCTCGTGTTGCCCCCAAGTCCCTCAGACTGGTGTCGCCAGTCAAGACGGACACGTCCACTTTACCTTCGTTGGTCCAATCGCTTGCCTCGAGGGTTGTTTCTGCTTCTCAAGGGCCCGACACCGCAGCCAGCGATATGGCTAGTGACACCGCCTCACTTGTTTCCGCCTCCGTTTCTGCATCCAGAGCAGGTTCGCCACCACCAAACCGAATCGgttccgccgccgtccgaaCCAGCACCAAGAGTTCGCAGCGCAAAGAGCGTAAGAAGGCTTTTCAAGAGGAGACGAAAGTAATTTCCGAGAGACCCAAGGAGGAACCGAAGCCTCATGATGCCATTGTCGTGCGAAAGAAGAAAGAGAAAAAGGAGAAGCCTACAAGGGCTTCGGCACCTCCATCGCAGGACGAACCACTTGCGGATGCCGCGATCCAGGACGGGCCCGTAACTGAAAGTACGTCAAAAGAAGGCGCCAGCAGCAAGGAGTCGGATGGTGCGGACTTGAAGGACAAGCTACTCCCGTCGAGGAAGGGCGCCTCGTCTAGAAAgggcaaaggcaaaggcaaaggAAAGGAGAAGGGGAAGGAAAGAGAGACACGCGAGGTGGCCCAGCCGCAGCCCACGCCTCCAGCCGCCGATGCTGAGCCAAACTCCACAGCTCAGGCCGATGAAGCAGAGCGATCACGATTCAGTCCAGCTGGTGTGTTCGCGGGCCTTGCTAACCTATTCAAAGGCGAGGATCTTGCTCTGTTTAAGCCCGTCCCGAGTGGCAACCAACGGCAAGAGCACAACAGCGGTGCCAAGAATGGAGCCTACTGCAAGgactgtgcatgtaagtgTGCAGAGATCAGAGAAGAGGACCTTGCTGCTCTGCGTGCGGGGAAACCGGTTCGGAAGCAATTCCACATGGACGGCGGCAGGATGTTGATCACGCCCAATGGAGACAGCATCCGCGGGTTGTCTCCCAACGAAGAAGATGCGTTCCTACAGCTCCAGACCGCCATTGCCCTCTCTGCAGAGCACCCAGGCGCATTTGTCGCCCCTCGGCATCACCCTGGCAGTGGTGCATTTTCTCTTATCAAAGGACGAGCCGTGCCCAATGGTCGGCCCAACATTTTCCCTCTTACATGTCACCCCTCGTCTCCGGACCCCGTTGGGAAGATGCAGCGCGAGGAAGCGCTGAGCTACATCAACCAATACGTCCTGCCCCGGCTCAACCTGGGTGCGAGCAACATGGGGTTCCCCAATGCGGCGTCCCCCGCCCGCGACTCGGCCGCAGCGAGCCTCAACTCGCTGGCCCCATACTTTTACGGCCCAGATGCGGCAGCTGGCGTTGGTATCTACAGCGCACCAGATGGGGCCCGAGCAATGCGAGACTTTGCTGCCTCGGGGGGGAGCCAATCCGAGGAACCAGGCAAGATTCCCGGGACAAATGGTGTCTCAAGCATGCCCCTGATGAGCGTCGAGGATGCTGAGTCAGCTCTCTTCGCTGCCCGCAGGGAAACCGAGAAGCTGGAGAGAGGTCTCAACGCGGTTATCAAGCGCAACAGGCGGTTGGTGCTTGGAGGGAGCTAG
- a CDS encoding potassium channel, which translates to MDDGNLKDSIDRHAQAADDEIRLAARHREAADQHAENAESELQQELRADSRFHNDDSHLEPSLELTTLTSRWWFASAAFPMIAATLGPVASAFSICALGQHWRQYYPPGTNLDDAPFLPDPAWLTIINGIQLVVALLANASLLLNMTKRLRFTIAQPITIIGWYISAILLIALDATASGPLMNGLGQYASDCIWSQAFYYGIWAAILYFVTASLMVVTFYGALSGHYSKDFDLTPSQRTLMLQTVLVLMYILLGALVFSHIEGWSYLDAVYWANVTLFTVGFGDFCPVTELGRALLIPYALIGVLSLGLVISSIRSMILERGRRRFDARMEERKRRRVIRTMAKKGKDEILTPLEREPTVHDIPEGELERRRIEFELMRKIQNKASTRRKWMALIISAATWFCLWFLGALVFRAVEEPYQGWTYFNAVYFCFVSLMTIGYGDLVPVSNCGKSFFVFWSLMALPTMTVLISNAGDTVVKLVRDITITIGNITILPSEEGFTKNFQCIVYRVTFGWLFKNAMSMAHDASHLDRPDLQSRSSTFNSKKERKMGDKRTSHSNSTTSARPSRPRSTPSTNLLTPMTTQARRSLTIIRSRLDDLPTGNDFNLILISEIQAVTKHIGEAVPRRYTFEEWAWYLGLMGEDERDPETHRKAKSKTNSQRPQRSNGSSYRMPRLRNQESSHQSQGGDPTVTENRLDDQTTDDEENLKWSWVGHRNPLIGGQEESEWILERLMARLKESLWETKKEAEGSVADSM; encoded by the exons ATGGACGATGGCAACTTGAAAGACAGCATCGATCGGCATGCTCAGGCGGCTGATGACGAGATTCGCCTTGCCGCCAGGCATCGTGAGGCGGCCGACCAGCATGCGGAGAATGCAGAGAGCGAGCTTCAACAGGAGCTGCGGGCCGACAGCCGCTTCCACAACGATGATAGCCATCTGGAGCCTAG CCTCGAGCTCACGACTCTtaccagccgttggtggTTCGCTTCAGCTGCCTTCCCCATGATCGCCGCTACACTTGGCCCCGTGGCATCGGCCTTCAGCATCTGCGCCCTGGGACAGCACTGGCGCCAGTACTACCCTCCCGGCACCaatctcgacgacgctccCTTTCTCCCAGATCCCGCCTG GTTAACCATCATCAACGGTATTCAGTTGGTGGTCGCTCTGCTGGCAAACGCATCACTTCTCCTGAACATGACCAAACGACTCCGATTCACCATTGCACAACCCATCACCATCATTGGTTG GTATATATCCGCAATACTTCTCATCGCCCTTGATGCCACGGCCTCGGGCCCCTTGATGAATGGTCTGGGCCAGTACGCGAGCGATTGCATCTGGTCACAGGCCTTCTACTATGGGATCTGGGCCGCTATCCTATACTTCGTCACCGCTTCTCTAATGGTCGTCACCTTTTACGGCGCCTTATCGGGCCACTACAGCAAGGACTTTGACCTCACCCCTAGCCAACGGACCCTTATGCTCCAGACTGTCCTGGTCCTCATGTATATTCTGCTTGGGGCCCTCGTCTTTTCTCACATCGAGGGCTGGAGCTACCTTGATGCCGTCTACTGGGCCAACGTGACCCTCTTTACTGTCGGCTTTGGCGACTTCTGTCCCGTCACcgagctcggccgtgccCTGCTCATCCCCTACGCCCTCATTGGCGTCCTTAGCCTCGGTCTTGTCATCAGCTCCATTCGCAGCATGATCCTCGAGCGTGGACGTCGACGCTTCGACGCCCGgatggaggagaggaagCGCCGCCGTGTCATTCGCACCATGGCCAAGAAGGGCAAAGACGAAATACTGACGCCCCTCGAGCGTGAGCCCACCGTTCACGACATTCCCGaaggcgagctcgagcggcggcgaatTGAGTTTGAGCTGATGCGAAAGATCCAAAACAAAGCCTCGACCAGACGAAAATGGATGGCATTGATCATCTCTGCAGCCACTTGGTTTTGCTTGTGGTTCCTTGGCGCCCTCGTCTttcgtgccgtcgaggaaccATACCAGGGTTGGACATACTTCAATGCCGTCTACTTCTGCTTCGTATCTCTCATGACCATCGGCTACGGCGATCTCGTTCCGGTGTCAAACTGCGGAAAGTCCTTTTTCGTCTTTTGGTCCCTCATGGCCCTACCCACCATGACGGTTCTCATCTCTAACGCTGGAGACACGGTTGTTAAGCTTGTTCGAGACATCACCATTACCATTGGAAACATCACGATACTGCCCAGTGAAGAAGGTTTCACCAAGAATTTCCAATGCATCGTCTACCGTGTTACCTTTGGCTGGCTCTTCAAGAACGCCATGTCCATGGCCCACGACGCCTCCCACCTCGATCGTCCTGACCTCCAGTCTCGGTCCAGCACCTTCAACAGCAAGAAGGAGCGGAAGATGGGTGATAAGAGAACGTCTCACAGCAACTCCACCACCTCTGCTAGGCCAAGCCGACCTAGATCCACCCCAAGCACTAACCTCCTCACCCCCATGACCACTCAGGCCCGACGGTCTCTTACCATTATCCGCTCCAGGCTGGATGACCTGCCCACGGGCAATGACTTCAACCTCATCTTGATATCAGAGATACAGGCTGTCACCAAGCACATCGGCGAGGCTGTGCCTCGCCGGTACACTTTCGAGGAATGGGCTTGGTATCTTGGCCTgatgggcgaggacgagcgggaCCCCGAAACCCATCGCAAGGCGAAATCAAAGACGAATAGTCAGCGGCCGCAGCGCAGCAATGGCTCCTCGTATCGCATGCCGCGTCTCCGCAATCAGGAAAGCAGCCATCAGTCGCAGGGGGGGGATCCCACTGTAACGGAAAACCGCCTGGACGACCAGACCACAGACGATGAGGAGAATCTCAAGTGGTCATGGGTCGGCCACAGAAATCCCCTCATTGGGGGGCAGGAAGAGAGCGAGTGGATACTGGAGCGGCTCATGGCTAGACTCAAGGAGTCGCTATGGGAGACgaagaaggaggccgagggttCCGTTGCGGATTCAATGTGA